Proteins from a single region of Desulfobacter postgatei 2ac9:
- a CDS encoding DUF362 domain-containing protein: MGADVFFMDMTATSRENLPAKLERLVTTAGLHAVLDKNDLTAVKVHFGEQGNTAYIRPVLIRKIIRAIRKTKATPFLTDANTLYVGTRSDAVSHIKTAVENGFSYSSMDAAPLIIADGLFGKSETAVQVDLKHNREVFIGSEIINANAIVALAHFKGHELAGFGGTLKNLGMGCASRRGKLDQHSNVSPKIKRKTCIGCGLCARHCPGLAITIENKKAYMNKAACIGCAECIVRCPTQSININWNQDIPVFLEKMMEYTAGVLKNKTDKCLFVNFITNISPKCDCLPYAESPICNDIGVVASRDPVAIDQASADLVNQAQGLASSVLTTHLAPGEDKFKGLYPHVDWEHQLAYAQEIGLGTRLYNLIKLETLAYKNPGEHG, from the coding sequence ATGGGTGCTGATGTATTTTTCATGGACATGACCGCCACATCAAGGGAAAACCTGCCCGCCAAGCTGGAGCGCCTGGTAACCACGGCAGGACTTCACGCTGTCCTGGACAAAAACGATCTGACCGCCGTAAAGGTGCATTTCGGTGAACAGGGAAATACGGCCTACATCCGACCTGTTCTTATCCGGAAAATTATCCGGGCCATCAGAAAAACAAAGGCCACACCTTTTCTGACCGATGCCAATACCCTTTATGTGGGAACCCGGTCTGATGCGGTGTCCCATATCAAAACCGCTGTGGAAAACGGATTTTCCTATTCATCCATGGATGCCGCCCCCTTGATCATTGCCGACGGCCTGTTCGGAAAAAGCGAGACAGCGGTCCAGGTAGATCTCAAACACAACAGGGAAGTGTTTATCGGCTCTGAAATTATCAATGCCAACGCTATCGTGGCGCTGGCCCATTTCAAGGGACATGAGCTGGCCGGATTCGGAGGCACCCTTAAAAATCTGGGAATGGGGTGTGCATCCCGCCGGGGAAAACTGGACCAGCATTCTAATGTAAGTCCCAAAATCAAACGAAAAACCTGCATCGGCTGCGGCTTGTGTGCCCGGCACTGCCCGGGGCTGGCCATAACCATTGAAAACAAAAAGGCATATATGAATAAAGCGGCTTGTATCGGATGTGCAGAATGCATTGTGCGCTGCCCCACCCAGTCCATCAACATCAACTGGAACCAGGATATCCCCGTATTTCTAGAAAAAATGATGGAATATACCGCCGGTGTGCTTAAAAATAAAACTGACAAATGTCTGTTTGTGAACTTCATCACCAATATCTCCCCCAAATGTGACTGTCTGCCCTATGCCGAATCCCCCATCTGCAACGATATCGGTGTGGTGGCATCCCGGGATCCCGTAGCCATTGACCAGGCCAGTGCAGACCTTGTCAACCAGGCCCAGGGCCTTGCATCTTCGGTGTTGACCACCCACCTGGCCCCGGGGGAGGACAAGTTCAAAGGACTTTACCCACACGTGGACTGGGAGCACCAGCTTGCGTATGCCCAGGAGATCGGTCTTGGAACAAGACTTTACAACCTGATCAAACTGGAGACCCTGGCATATAAAAATCCAGGGGAACACGGTTAG
- a CDS encoding sigma-54-dependent transcriptional regulator: MTAAHKILIVDDDPSILEVLDARLSASNFKVLKAKDAAGAEQILREHKGIDLLVSDIKMPGKSGIELFTDIRKFLPNLPVIFLTAYGTIPDAVDAMKLGAADYISKPFDGLELIKKINTMMALRGTGVGAGPMPLVESGFYWGKSAAMKHLYTMVKKVAVTQVNVLILGESGVGKECIAGCIHRNSPRQTQPYMVVDCGSTPAGILESELFGHLKGSFTHAVKDKIGLMQAADSGTLFLDEIGNISHDMQCRLLRFLEDKKIRQVGAVKEISVDCRVIAATNADLSQAIEEGNFRQDLYYRLKGITLTIPPLRERKEDIYPLASFFADRYAQTQGIERLRISDAAIKVLEEHSWPGNIRELKNTIEAGAVLCQNQTIEPWDLQIETIRENAVMTSDLLDSQAFSIEQSEKDTIIRALKKSRGVQKDAADLLGISKRAIHYKVRKYDIDPTAYK; encoded by the coding sequence ATGACGGCGGCACATAAAATACTCATTGTTGATGATGACCCCAGTATTCTAGAGGTTTTGGACGCAAGGCTGTCCGCATCCAACTTTAAGGTGTTGAAGGCAAAGGATGCGGCAGGGGCCGAACAAATACTTAGGGAGCACAAAGGCATAGATCTGTTGGTGTCGGATATAAAAATGCCGGGAAAAAGCGGAATTGAGTTGTTTACCGATATCCGTAAGTTCCTGCCGAATCTGCCTGTGATTTTTTTGACTGCTTACGGCACCATACCGGATGCTGTGGATGCTATGAAGCTGGGCGCAGCCGATTATATTTCCAAGCCTTTTGACGGCCTGGAGCTGATTAAGAAAATCAATACCATGATGGCCCTTCGCGGTACAGGTGTCGGCGCAGGACCTATGCCCCTGGTTGAATCCGGGTTTTACTGGGGAAAATCCGCTGCCATGAAGCATCTTTATACCATGGTGAAAAAGGTGGCTGTCACCCAGGTTAACGTGCTCATTCTCGGGGAAAGCGGGGTGGGCAAGGAATGTATTGCCGGATGTATCCATAGAAACAGTCCCAGACAAACACAGCCCTACATGGTTGTGGACTGTGGCTCGACGCCCGCAGGCATCCTTGAAAGTGAATTGTTCGGCCATCTGAAAGGCTCGTTTACCCATGCAGTAAAGGATAAGATCGGGCTTATGCAGGCTGCGGACTCCGGTACGCTTTTCCTGGATGAGATCGGCAATATTTCCCATGATATGCAGTGCCGTCTGTTAAGATTCCTGGAGGATAAAAAAATTCGCCAGGTGGGCGCGGTAAAAGAGATCTCTGTGGACTGCCGGGTGATTGCAGCAACCAACGCTGATCTTTCCCAGGCCATTGAAGAGGGAAACTTCCGCCAGGACCTGTACTACCGGCTCAAAGGAATCACCCTGACAATTCCGCCTTTGCGGGAGCGAAAAGAAGATATTTATCCCTTGGCCAGTTTTTTTGCTGACCGCTATGCCCAGACACAAGGTATTGAGCGTTTGCGTATTTCCGATGCCGCTATCAAAGTGTTGGAAGAACATTCCTGGCCGGGCAATATCCGGGAATTGAAAAATACCATTGAGGCAGGGGCTGTTTTGTGCCAAAATCAGACTATTGAACCATGGGACCTTCAGATTGAAACCATCCGGGAAAATGCGGTGATGACCTCTGACCTGCTCGATTCCCAGGCGTTTTCCATTGAACAGAGTGAAAAGGATACCATCATAAGAGCCCTGAAAAAGTCAAGGGGCGTTCAAAAAGATGCGGCTGATCTTCTGGGCATCAGCAAACGAGCCATCCATTACAAGGTCAGAAAGTACGACATTGACCCCACAGCATATAAATAA
- a CDS encoding HAMP domain-containing sensor histidine kinase gives MFIKVREMSDTSARIVGISNRIAVLSNDLKNSLLDMDVNIKKLKLLKKDVYFDYFGTARGNYQKVLVEIIDLDRRRGTPAGYWCNIDRTFGGYIHADVSKGQSVNEGYTWIADDVMDQWMTSIAAARKDNEDRIEQALILINRLSRQVMRNCMIGFGISILVGIMGVWFISRSIIVPLNKLKSGLKRVSDDNYTYEMDIASKDEFGELAAAFNDMNRQLKADDEIRSDFIATLSHEIRSPLSSIRESVNMLTEEVLGPVNDKQKKFLTIAANEIARITSLLNHLLDTSILVSGINKRQVAPFDPNQLVQSAILSITPGAKARGIRTEFKPLEQAPMVKGNDKEIMQVIINILDNALKFSPNNSRVDVRLTRGPGKHFLTCNISDEGPGIPEDKQSLIFKKYYRAREVRKHMDGVGLGLNIARRIVQENGGEIFVENKPDKGCTFSFTLPVV, from the coding sequence TTGTTTATAAAAGTTCGGGAAATGTCCGATACCTCTGCCCGGATTGTCGGCATCAGCAACCGGATTGCGGTATTGTCCAATGATCTTAAAAACAGCCTTCTTGATATGGACGTAAATATCAAGAAGTTGAAACTGTTGAAAAAAGATGTTTATTTTGACTATTTTGGAACAGCCCGGGGCAATTATCAAAAGGTGCTTGTCGAGATCATTGACCTGGACAGAAGGCGGGGAACACCTGCAGGATACTGGTGTAATATTGACCGGACCTTTGGTGGCTATATTCATGCGGATGTATCCAAGGGACAATCCGTGAATGAGGGTTATACCTGGATTGCTGACGATGTGATGGACCAGTGGATGACCAGCATTGCAGCGGCCAGAAAGGACAATGAAGACAGAATTGAGCAGGCGCTGATCCTGATCAACCGTTTAAGTCGCCAGGTGATGAGAAATTGCATGATCGGGTTCGGTATTTCAATATTGGTGGGCATTATGGGCGTCTGGTTTATTTCCAGGTCCATCATTGTTCCCTTGAATAAATTGAAATCCGGGCTTAAACGGGTTTCTGATGATAATTACACCTATGAGATGGATATTGCCTCCAAAGACGAATTCGGGGAACTGGCTGCTGCGTTCAATGATATGAACCGTCAGCTTAAAGCAGATGACGAGATCCGTTCTGATTTCATTGCCACCTTAAGCCATGAAATCAGAAGCCCCTTGTCTTCCATCCGTGAATCTGTGAATATGCTGACCGAAGAGGTTCTTGGGCCGGTAAACGATAAACAGAAAAAATTTTTAACCATTGCCGCTAATGAAATTGCCAGGATTACAAGCCTTTTAAACCACCTGCTGGATACGTCCATTCTGGTTTCCGGGATTAATAAAAGACAGGTTGCGCCCTTTGATCCCAACCAACTTGTGCAATCGGCTATTTTGAGTATTACGCCCGGGGCCAAGGCCCGGGGGATACGTACGGAATTTAAGCCCCTTGAACAGGCGCCCATGGTTAAAGGCAATGACAAGGAAATAATGCAGGTGATAATAAATATTTTGGATAATGCGCTTAAATTTTCACCGAACAACAGCCGGGTGGATGTCCGTTTGACCCGGGGGCCTGGAAAACATTTTCTGACATGCAATATCAGTGATGAAGGACCGGGTATTCCCGAAGATAAACAAAGTTTGATTTTTAAAAAATATTACCGGGCCAGGGAGGTACGCAAGCACATGGACGGGGTAGGACTGGGTTTGAATATTGCCCGGCGGATCGTCCAGGAAAATGGCGGAGAAATTTTTGTGGAGAATAAACCGGATAAAGGGTGTACTTTTTCCTTTACGTTGCCGGTAGTTTAA